The proteins below come from a single Parafrankia irregularis genomic window:
- a CDS encoding PP2C family protein-serine/threonine phosphatase produces MADRHESVPTLGAALDDAGRCRGGRSLSPLEASLELLDFTDGLSTALTVEDVARVAFQTVTRLGVTFAGMVLFEEDGDLGPRGGPPGAPLRTRVITWPRPPAVDRAWAAPGSWGPAVATQVMQTGRARFDASAARYLRDFPDRAEVFAELGIEACASLPVVADGGDGPLGVLLLAWPEPRRFGPDCQAFLHAMASAYGRAIGRARRYERQMCTVETLQRAILPQQLPVVPGVQLTARYLPAGRDVGLGGDWYDATVLPDGTLALAVGDVGGHGLRATALMAELSHSARAYALHGLSPAAITTQLSANLASSGSEILATAVIAQLDPATGRFSWSCAGHPPPLHLAGEGGRPRYLSEVHGPMLGVLSDHRYGQSGLRLTGPGLLLYTDGLVERRDVSISQRLEALAASATRVAGRDSSGRAPSGRKPSGRVPSERVLDRADIAAAAASTDLDQLCDALLAEIAGPGEREDDVCVLGVTLI; encoded by the coding sequence ATGGCAGACAGGCACGAGTCCGTGCCGACCCTGGGCGCGGCGCTGGATGACGCGGGCAGGTGCCGCGGTGGCCGATCGCTGTCGCCGCTGGAGGCATCCCTGGAACTGCTCGACTTCACCGACGGGCTCAGCACGGCACTGACCGTGGAGGACGTTGCCCGGGTCGCCTTCCAGACAGTCACCCGCCTCGGTGTCACCTTCGCCGGCATGGTGCTGTTCGAGGAGGACGGCGACCTCGGCCCACGCGGCGGCCCGCCGGGCGCGCCGCTGCGGACGAGGGTCATCACCTGGCCCCGCCCACCCGCCGTCGACCGTGCCTGGGCCGCTCCGGGCAGCTGGGGCCCCGCCGTCGCGACCCAGGTCATGCAGACCGGCCGCGCCCGCTTCGACGCCTCGGCGGCACGCTACCTGCGCGACTTTCCCGACCGTGCCGAGGTCTTCGCCGAGCTCGGCATCGAGGCCTGCGCCAGCCTCCCGGTCGTCGCCGACGGCGGCGACGGCCCGCTCGGGGTGCTGCTGCTCGCCTGGCCCGAGCCCAGGCGGTTCGGGCCGGACTGCCAGGCCTTCCTCCACGCGATGGCCTCCGCCTACGGGCGGGCGATCGGGCGTGCCCGTCGCTACGAACGCCAGATGTGCACCGTGGAGACCCTGCAGCGCGCCATCCTGCCGCAGCAGCTGCCGGTCGTGCCCGGCGTCCAGCTCACCGCCCGCTACCTGCCCGCCGGCCGCGACGTCGGCCTCGGCGGCGACTGGTACGACGCGACCGTCCTGCCCGACGGGACGCTGGCCCTCGCCGTCGGCGACGTCGGCGGCCACGGGCTGCGCGCCACAGCGCTCATGGCGGAGCTCAGCCACTCGGCCCGGGCCTACGCGCTGCACGGCCTGTCGCCCGCGGCGATCACCACCCAGCTGTCGGCCAACCTGGCCAGCTCCGGCAGCGAGATCCTGGCCACCGCGGTGATCGCCCAGCTCGATCCGGCCACCGGGCGTTTCAGCTGGTCGTGCGCGGGCCATCCACCGCCGCTGCACCTCGCGGGGGAGGGCGGCCGCCCGCGCTACCTGTCCGAGGTCCACGGCCCGATGCTCGGCGTGCTGTCCGACCACCGGTACGGGCAGAGCGGGCTGCGGCTGACCGGCCCGGGCCTGCTGCTGTACACCGACGGGCTCGTCGAGCGCCGTGACGTCTCCATCTCCCAGCGCCTCGAGGCCTTGGCCGCGAGCGCCACCCGGGTGGCCGGACGAGACTCGTCGGGACGGGCGCCGTCGGGTCGAAAGCCGTCGGGACGGGTGCCGTCCGAGCGGGTGCTCGATCGGGCGGACATCGCCGCTGCCGCCGCCAGCACCGACCTCGACCAGCTGTGCGACGCGCTGCTGGCCGAGATCGCCGGGCCGGGCGAGCGAGAGGACGACGTCTGCGTCCTCGGCGTCACCCTGATCTGA
- a CDS encoding BTAD domain-containing putative transcriptional regulator produces the protein MTAESAPPRVIPARFRPPPAARMRRERLTREFAGSPAYRVGLVVAPAGAGKSTLLAEIAQHLRHPTAWLTLDDRIGTSGAFLAHLQAAVRNASQPAASQASPAAQHAPAAQRTPATWASSAEGTTRAGQATERPWTDIEMAITDLEQRLRSDLLIVLDDLHTVQGQPAEAAAQTFLDYLPSHVRVLVSARWRPDLDLHRLRLAGRILELDADALRFRVWEVEELFRDCHGVRLRPDEVAALTRSTSGWAAGLQLFHLATSGRPQRERARILSGLAKARVVREYLTTHVLDTVRPEERDFLIRTCVFDRLTDRRCDDLLGRTGSDAQLAGLERRGLFTVVDDDGISYRYHEVLRMHLLAQLVDELGEAGANEIHRTAATLCERDGALSEAVLCYCRCGDWKQVRRLLEQGGERLAEDPADWFELLPPSIRDSDPWVLLAVARRLTANGSLNAAADAYRGAVAAFGPQAPVWVAREQAGLDDWRHPALRRTTSWSGMIRKVLEDPGAHIDRPTDSPQALLASGIAAFVGGRIPLARRRFDLITDGADGAGGAGGAGGGPVVEAVAAIGSAACAMLMADEQVLPDDRGDRTPDDVVDAAMAAAERLGYPAFLRVATGIRAMRLPTGHRRVLHLLNAAEVADDQWGSAILRLIGALVTLTAPPSAGDGADAASEQALAALALAASVRHPAIGGLGETAQARMRARPTGSWAAQQAAATLETAARDFDELSAPALATWARVLRLIAGRHTGTALPERETARTVRAAARIGPAPYALALAGSAPSRGAGHLPDGPGHASADEMAARIAADAGIGPLLRRLTGAHDEHGGTPTDVVRPAVGPPTPATNTTADRPARNQPAAEQPAAGQRAAVEPGPPNPRTAASGRLTIRCLGGFEISRGGTAISLDGVQPRNLELLHILAVHADRAVSRDRLTELIWPDASPSRANHSLQVAISALRGLLEPDVPREQRRLLRRAGQGYLLVVTDHADHDLLRFGQLLTAADEARQRGDRETEADHLMTAIERHGGELLPAGRPTDWLLTERERLRVVLATACERVSRLLTEAGRHAEAARLAERGLDVDRYRDGLWQVLALALRANGQPAAAALAEVRYRSMLAELGVSDGPGDGPGGGDGR, from the coding sequence GTGACGGCTGAGAGCGCGCCGCCGCGGGTCATCCCGGCACGATTTCGTCCACCGCCGGCCGCGAGAATGCGCCGGGAACGCCTGACCAGGGAGTTCGCCGGCTCGCCGGCCTACCGCGTCGGCCTCGTGGTCGCTCCGGCCGGAGCGGGGAAGTCCACACTCCTGGCCGAGATCGCCCAGCACCTGCGCCATCCCACCGCCTGGCTGACACTCGATGATCGGATCGGCACCAGCGGTGCGTTTCTCGCCCATCTCCAGGCAGCCGTCAGGAACGCGAGCCAGCCGGCAGCGTCACAGGCCTCCCCGGCGGCACAGCACGCTCCGGCGGCGCAGCGCACCCCGGCGACGTGGGCGTCGTCGGCGGAGGGCACGACCCGCGCCGGCCAGGCCACCGAGCGGCCCTGGACCGACATCGAGATGGCGATCACTGATCTCGAACAGCGGCTGCGGAGCGATCTGCTGATCGTTCTCGACGACCTGCACACGGTTCAGGGCCAGCCGGCCGAGGCCGCGGCGCAGACCTTCCTCGACTACCTGCCGTCCCACGTGCGGGTGCTCGTCTCCGCCCGGTGGCGTCCCGATCTCGACCTGCACCGGCTCCGGCTTGCCGGGCGGATCCTGGAGCTGGACGCGGACGCGCTGCGGTTCCGCGTCTGGGAGGTCGAGGAGCTGTTCCGGGACTGCCATGGGGTCCGGCTTCGTCCCGACGAGGTCGCCGCGCTCACCCGCAGCACGTCCGGCTGGGCCGCCGGGCTGCAGCTGTTTCACCTGGCCACGTCGGGGCGCCCGCAGCGTGAGCGGGCCCGGATCCTCTCCGGGCTGGCCAAGGCCAGAGTCGTCCGGGAGTACCTGACCACCCACGTCCTGGACACGGTCCGCCCGGAGGAGCGGGACTTCCTCATCCGGACCTGTGTCTTCGACCGGCTCACCGACCGGCGCTGCGATGACCTGCTCGGCCGCACGGGCAGCGACGCCCAGCTCGCCGGCCTGGAACGCCGCGGGCTTTTCACCGTCGTCGACGATGACGGGATCAGCTATCGCTACCACGAGGTCCTGCGGATGCACCTGCTCGCCCAGCTCGTCGACGAGCTCGGCGAGGCCGGCGCGAACGAGATACACCGCACGGCGGCCACCCTGTGTGAACGTGACGGAGCTTTGAGCGAGGCAGTGCTGTGCTACTGCCGATGCGGCGACTGGAAACAGGTGCGGCGGCTGCTCGAGCAGGGCGGCGAACGGCTGGCGGAGGATCCGGCCGACTGGTTCGAGCTGCTTCCGCCGTCGATTCGGGACTCCGACCCGTGGGTGCTGCTCGCGGTGGCACGCCGGCTGACCGCGAACGGATCACTGAACGCCGCGGCCGACGCCTACCGGGGCGCCGTCGCCGCCTTCGGCCCGCAGGCCCCCGTCTGGGTTGCCCGGGAGCAGGCCGGCCTCGACGACTGGCGCCATCCGGCGCTGCGGCGGACGACGAGCTGGAGCGGGATGATCCGGAAGGTGCTGGAGGATCCCGGCGCCCACATCGACCGTCCGACCGACAGCCCGCAGGCCCTGCTCGCCAGTGGGATCGCCGCCTTCGTCGGCGGCCGGATCCCGCTGGCACGCCGCCGGTTCGACCTGATCACCGACGGAGCCGACGGAGCAGGTGGAGCTGGGGGAGCCGGTGGAGGCCCGGTCGTCGAGGCTGTCGCCGCGATCGGCAGCGCCGCCTGCGCCATGCTCATGGCGGACGAACAAGTCCTGCCGGACGACCGCGGAGACAGGACGCCGGACGACGTCGTCGACGCGGCGATGGCAGCCGCCGAGCGGCTCGGCTATCCGGCCTTCCTGCGGGTCGCGACCGGTATCCGGGCGATGCGCCTGCCTACCGGGCACCGCCGCGTCCTGCACCTGCTCAACGCCGCCGAGGTCGCCGATGACCAGTGGGGTTCAGCGATACTCCGCCTGATCGGCGCGCTCGTCACGCTGACCGCGCCTCCCAGCGCTGGCGACGGGGCCGACGCGGCGAGCGAGCAGGCCCTCGCCGCCCTCGCCCTGGCGGCCTCGGTGCGCCACCCGGCCATCGGCGGGCTCGGCGAAACGGCGCAGGCCCGCATGCGCGCCAGGCCGACCGGATCGTGGGCCGCCCAGCAGGCGGCGGCGACGTTGGAGACCGCCGCGCGGGACTTCGACGAGCTCTCCGCGCCGGCACTGGCCACCTGGGCCCGCGTCCTGCGACTGATCGCGGGACGCCACACCGGAACAGCGCTGCCCGAACGGGAGACGGCGCGGACCGTGCGGGCGGCGGCCCGCATCGGCCCAGCTCCGTACGCGCTCGCGCTGGCCGGCAGCGCACCATCGCGCGGCGCCGGTCACCTGCCCGACGGGCCCGGTCACGCCTCCGCGGACGAGATGGCCGCCCGGATCGCGGCCGACGCCGGTATCGGCCCCCTGCTCCGCCGGCTCACCGGGGCGCACGACGAGCACGGGGGCACCCCCACCGACGTCGTGCGCCCGGCCGTCGGCCCGCCAACACCCGCGACGAACACGACCGCCGACCGGCCGGCCAGAAACCAGCCAGCCGCCGAGCAGCCAGCCGCGGGCCAGCGCGCCGCGGTCGAGCCCGGGCCGCCGAACCCGCGGACCGCGGCCTCCGGCCGGCTGACCATCCGTTGCCTGGGCGGCTTCGAGATCAGCCGCGGTGGCACGGCGATCAGCCTCGACGGGGTGCAGCCACGCAACCTCGAGCTTCTCCACATCCTCGCGGTCCACGCGGACCGTGCCGTATCCCGGGACCGGCTCACCGAGCTGATCTGGCCGGACGCATCACCCAGCCGGGCCAACCACAGTCTGCAGGTGGCCATCAGTGCGCTACGCGGCCTGCTGGAGCCGGACGTACCGCGGGAACAGCGCCGGCTGCTGCGCCGCGCGGGCCAGGGGTACCTGCTGGTCGTCACCGACCACGCCGACCACGATCTTCTCCGGTTCGGGCAGTTGCTCACCGCGGCGGACGAGGCCCGCCAACGCGGCGACCGCGAAACCGAGGCCGACCACCTGATGACGGCGATCGAGCGCCACGGCGGTGAGCTGCTCCCCGCCGGCCGGCCGACGGACTGGTTGCTGACCGAGCGAGAACGCCTTCGCGTCGTGCTCGCCACCGCCTGCGAGCGGGTCAGCCGTCTTCTCACCGAGGCCGGTCGGCACGCGGAGGCCGCTCGGCTCGCCGAGCGCGGGCTCGACGTCGACCGGTACCGGGACGGGCTCTGGCAGGTGCTGGCACTCGCCCTGCGCGCAAACGGGCAACCGGCCGCGGCCGCACTGGCCGAGGTCCGCTACCGCTCGATGCTCGCCGAGCTGGGGGTCAGCGACGGGCCCGGAGACGGGCCCGGCGGCGGCGACGGTCGGTGA
- a CDS encoding PPOX class F420-dependent oxidoreductase: MSPTAARDLVVDRTALLEFVRPRHHGILVTTRSDGRPQLSPVTMGVDRADDIVISTYPDRAKARNARRDERASVCVLSDEFSGDWVQVDGSITVVDQPAAVEELVEYYRCISGEHPDWEEYREAMRRQGKVLLRLRIDRWGPISRGGFPPHLLAGTN; this comes from the coding sequence GTGAGCCCGACCGCCGCACGTGATCTCGTTGTCGACCGGACCGCTCTGCTCGAGTTCGTCCGTCCTCGGCACCATGGCATTCTCGTCACCACCCGAAGTGACGGAAGGCCGCAGCTGTCGCCCGTGACCATGGGTGTGGACAGGGCCGACGACATCGTCATCTCGACCTATCCCGATCGCGCCAAGGCACGTAACGCACGCCGGGACGAACGGGCGTCGGTCTGTGTGCTGTCGGACGAGTTCAGCGGTGACTGGGTGCAGGTCGACGGAAGCATCACGGTGGTGGATCAGCCGGCGGCGGTGGAGGAGCTCGTCGAGTACTACCGCTGCATCAGCGGGGAGCATCCGGACTGGGAGGAGTACCGCGAGGCGATGCGGCGCCAGGGCAAGGTGCTGCTGCGGCTGCGGATCGACCGCTGGGGGCCGATCAGCCGCGGCGGCTTCCCGCCTCACCTGCTCGCCGGGACGAACTGA
- a CDS encoding phosphatase PAP2 family protein, which produces MHEEKHDAAAAGRVAAGRVAADGLRALDRRSVLRGSAAAALGTLMAPAWLTASAGTAAAASTTTAAAEGTAGGSAAAAFVDAYRTNTTADLTAAGNAAVRILDGMAKLWQTGTAWNTGSPLRPDVLRENMRYTAEVTRRRTDAQARDAFIYDRQHQSYAVIAALGPLAALYKEGALAVTSITSAPDGTPPAKIDDAVPAGAPAGSAIGAGSVSSALGNVVTLVNTVRGPFASSNPSKFSYLYPRPWRMTERSEVVDTGAVDDLGFPVYRSEVTVAAQLLRQRSTVPAEDGGFPSGHTNAFHLAALALAYAVPERFQELVARAYELSNTRILAGMHSPVDVIGGRILATALAAATLGDPANAALKVAARAQATQYFTGRTGTTADTLFTYAHAAAPGTGTGTGTGTGTGTDAYASREANARRIAPFYTYMLRRGGPDRPLVVPKGAEVLLETRLPYLSADQRRAVLRSTALPGGYPLLDGTEQWGRLDLFTAADGYGAFDGDVSADLDASLGGFHAHDTWRNDIGGRGGLVKTGSGTLALTGANSFTGTTTVRAGALTAGSAAALGRGDVRVDGGVLRVEATKTVQVRGDFTQTGGALEVTVGAAGAGREAALRVERAVRLGGAATLTIRLDPAVRSLPRGSVPVLTAASVRGRFAQVTVLADGARAVVEHGAREVSVRLLPV; this is translated from the coding sequence ATGCACGAGGAAAAGCACGACGCAGCGGCGGCGGGCAGGGTGGCGGCGGGCAGGGTGGCAGCGGACGGCCTGCGGGCACTCGACCGGCGGAGCGTTCTGCGCGGATCCGCGGCGGCCGCCCTCGGAACGCTGATGGCACCGGCCTGGCTCACGGCATCCGCCGGCACCGCCGCGGCCGCCTCCACCACGACCGCCGCCGCCGAAGGCACAGCCGGTGGGAGCGCGGCCGCCGCGTTCGTCGACGCCTACCGGACGAACACGACCGCGGACCTGACCGCGGCGGGCAACGCGGCCGTGCGGATCCTCGACGGGATGGCGAAGCTGTGGCAGACCGGGACGGCCTGGAACACCGGCAGCCCGCTGCGGCCGGACGTCCTGCGCGAGAACATGCGCTACACCGCCGAGGTGACCCGCCGGCGCACCGACGCGCAGGCCCGCGACGCGTTCATCTACGACCGGCAGCACCAGAGCTACGCCGTGATCGCCGCGCTCGGCCCGCTGGCCGCGCTGTACAAGGAGGGGGCGCTGGCCGTCACCAGCATCACCTCTGCGCCGGACGGCACCCCACCCGCGAAGATCGACGACGCCGTCCCCGCGGGCGCGCCGGCCGGTTCGGCGATCGGGGCCGGTTCGGTGAGCTCCGCGCTGGGCAACGTCGTCACCCTTGTGAACACGGTGCGCGGACCGTTCGCGTCCAGTAATCCGAGCAAGTTCAGCTACCTGTACCCGCGCCCGTGGCGGATGACCGAGCGCAGCGAGGTCGTCGACACCGGCGCCGTCGATGACCTGGGATTCCCGGTGTACCGCTCGGAGGTGACGGTCGCCGCGCAGCTGTTGCGCCAGCGTTCCACGGTGCCCGCCGAGGACGGCGGTTTCCCCAGTGGGCACACGAACGCCTTCCACCTGGCCGCGCTCGCCCTCGCCTACGCCGTGCCCGAGCGGTTCCAGGAGCTGGTGGCCCGGGCGTACGAGCTGAGCAACACCCGGATCCTCGCCGGTATGCACTCCCCCGTCGACGTGATCGGCGGGCGGATCCTGGCGACCGCACTCGCCGCGGCGACGCTCGGCGACCCGGCCAACGCGGCGCTCAAGGTGGCCGCACGAGCCCAGGCCACGCAGTACTTCACCGGACGGACCGGCACGACCGCCGACACCCTGTTCACCTACGCGCACGCGGCGGCGCCCGGCACCGGCACCGGCACCGGCACCGGCACCGGCACCGGCACCGATGCCTACGCGAGCCGGGAGGCCAACGCCCGCAGGATCGCCCCGTTCTACACGTACATGCTGCGCCGCGGCGGGCCGGACCGGCCGCTGGTCGTCCCGAAGGGCGCCGAGGTGCTGCTGGAGACCCGGCTGCCATACCTGAGCGCGGACCAGCGCCGCGCGGTGCTGCGCAGCACCGCGCTCCCCGGCGGCTACCCGCTGCTGGACGGCACCGAACAGTGGGGCCGGCTCGACCTGTTCACCGCCGCCGACGGCTACGGCGCCTTCGACGGTGACGTGTCCGCCGACCTGGACGCCTCCCTCGGTGGCTTCCACGCCCACGACACCTGGCGCAACGACATCGGCGGGCGCGGCGGGCTGGTCAAGACCGGTAGCGGCACGCTCGCGCTGACCGGCGCGAACAGCTTCACCGGCACCACCACGGTTCGGGCCGGCGCCCTCACCGCCGGTTCGGCCGCGGCGCTCGGCCGCGGCGACGTCCGGGTGGATGGCGGTGTACTGCGGGTCGAAGCCACGAAGACGGTGCAGGTCAGGGGCGACTTCACGCAGACCGGCGGCGCGCTGGAGGTGACGGTGGGAGCCGCGGGAGCCGGGCGGGAGGCGGCGCTGCGGGTCGAGCGGGCGGTTCGGCTCGGCGGCGCGGCGACGTTGACGATCCGGCTGGATCCGGCGGTTCGTTCGCTGCCGCGAGGCTCGGTGCCGGTACTCACCGCTGCGTCGGTGCGCGGCCGGTTCGCCCAGGTGACAGTGCTTGCCGACGGTGCGCGGGCGGTCGTGGAGCACGGCGCCCGCGAGGTCTCGGTGCGGCTGCTCCCGGTCTGA
- a CDS encoding ribonuclease BN, giving the protein MTSNRFGPFGRVGARLRDTLRLGVARRRMRRALRGDLASRLRAADLINGAMNLAALILMMFFPFVIALAAASPLGAGGAADIIIRRMGLNHDAAMAVERLFTPRSGTTVSGWSVLGVLWLVLGGVSLAASIQVVYERVFRLSPAGLRGLRHQVIWLSGLLVFLAGSTALGAVLTGTAVGQVGYALVVVVMTAMFLWAGARVLTMGRLSWRSAWPVAFFTTIGLTGLGGFSRLTFSATIVSNESTYGPIGVVFTILSWLIGFGVVMIGGAVVGSWYVEAGVSVIDVLKRISTDSRPRHGQAARQRHREP; this is encoded by the coding sequence ATGACGTCGAACCGCTTCGGGCCTTTCGGGCGCGTCGGTGCGAGGCTTCGCGACACGCTTCGCCTCGGTGTGGCGCGGCGGCGGATGCGGCGGGCGCTGCGCGGCGATCTGGCTTCGCGGCTCCGTGCGGCGGATCTGATCAACGGGGCGATGAACCTTGCCGCGCTGATTCTGATGATGTTCTTCCCGTTCGTGATCGCGTTGGCGGCGGCATCGCCTCTGGGTGCCGGCGGGGCGGCGGACATCATCATCAGGCGAATGGGCCTGAACCACGATGCGGCGATGGCCGTCGAGCGGCTTTTCACACCGCGGAGTGGGACGACGGTCTCCGGTTGGTCCGTGCTGGGCGTGCTCTGGCTGGTACTGGGCGGGGTGAGCCTGGCCGCGTCCATTCAGGTGGTGTACGAGCGGGTGTTTCGGCTGAGCCCGGCGGGTCTGCGCGGTCTACGCCATCAGGTCATCTGGCTGTCTGGGCTGCTCGTGTTCCTGGCCGGTTCGACGGCGCTCGGAGCGGTGCTTACCGGCACCGCGGTCGGTCAGGTCGGCTACGCACTGGTCGTCGTCGTGATGACGGCGATGTTCCTGTGGGCGGGTGCCCGGGTGCTCACGATGGGCCGGCTGAGCTGGCGCTCGGCCTGGCCGGTGGCCTTCTTCACGACGATCGGGCTGACCGGGCTGGGCGGGTTCAGCCGGCTGACGTTCTCGGCGACGATCGTGTCGAACGAAAGCACCTACGGGCCGATCGGTGTCGTGTTCACCATCCTGTCCTGGCTGATCGGGTTCGGTGTGGTGATGATCGGCGGCGCGGTGGTCGGCAGCTGGTACGTCGAGGCGGGGGTTTCGGTCATCGACGTCCTGAAGCGGATTTCGACCGACAGCCGGCCGCGGCACGGCCAGGCGGCCCGGCAGAGACATCGAGAACCCTGA
- a CDS encoding DUF3710 domain-containing protein, whose product MFGHRRSASDRAADPGPPAAPPMPGPGPYDEADAPDLGLPEWDWPPLVDYGALRVAVPDAVTAEIQPAPGRPDVQELVLRADRLTIRLAAFAAPKSRGTWDGFRADLAAATAETDAPSAADVPSAADVPSTAVPACATPVGTPTVTSGRYGPEFSSGGSRLIGISGPRWYLRIVITPAGEGEAADAGTSLPVLDVILRGTVVVRGTGAMPAGAALPLGHRQPAGAHRVAVSDLWTDEPTTAGTGTLERRRDVYESTGAFTGSLSRNLSTWG is encoded by the coding sequence ATGTTCGGTCATCGCAGGTCCGCGAGCGACAGAGCCGCCGACCCGGGCCCGCCGGCCGCGCCGCCCATGCCCGGCCCCGGCCCCTACGACGAGGCCGACGCACCGGACCTCGGCCTGCCCGAGTGGGACTGGCCGCCGCTGGTCGACTACGGCGCGCTGCGCGTCGCCGTGCCGGATGCCGTGACGGCCGAGATCCAGCCGGCCCCCGGCAGGCCCGACGTCCAGGAACTCGTCCTGCGGGCCGATCGGCTGACGATTCGGCTGGCCGCCTTCGCCGCTCCGAAGAGCCGCGGCACCTGGGACGGATTCCGCGCCGACCTGGCCGCCGCGACTGCCGAGACCGACGCGCCCAGCGCAGCTGACGTGCCCAGCGCAGCCGACGTGCCCAGCACTGCCGTACCCGCCTGCGCCACCCCGGTCGGCACGCCGACCGTCACCTCCGGCCGGTATGGGCCGGAGTTCAGCAGCGGCGGCAGCAGGCTGATCGGGATCTCAGGCCCGCGCTGGTACCTGCGGATCGTCATCACCCCGGCCGGGGAGGGCGAGGCCGCGGACGCCGGTACCTCGCTGCCCGTTCTGGACGTGATCCTGCGCGGCACGGTGGTCGTGCGCGGAACGGGCGCCATGCCGGCCGGAGCAGCCCTCCCACTGGGCCACCGTCAGCCCGCCGGCGCGCACCGCGTCGCGGTGTCCGATCTGTGGACGGACGAGCCGACCACGGCCGGCACCGGCACCCTCGAACGCCGGCGCGACGTCTACGAGTCCACCGGTGCCTTCACCGGCTCCCTGAGCCGCAACCTCTCCACCTGGGGCTGA
- a CDS encoding TauD/TfdA family dioxygenase: MRLSWSAGDVALWDNRVLLHYGVRDYGDSPRELERVLVAARPQDFIEELI, translated from the coding sequence GTGAGACTCAGCTGGTCCGCCGGTGATGTCGCGCTCTGGGACAACCGCGTTCTGCTGCACTACGGAGTCCGTGACTACGGCGACTCCCCGCGGGAGCTGGAACGTGTGCTCGTCGCCGCGCGGCCGCAGGACTTCATCGAGGAACTGATCTGA